Part of the Pseudoliparis swirei isolate HS2019 ecotype Mariana Trench chromosome 3, NWPU_hadal_v1, whole genome shotgun sequence genome, TAATTTATTATCCCGTCTGTACCCAATGGAGTCATGAAATCAGCCTGGCTtttgcgacacacacacacacacacacacacacacatacaaacacacactcactcactcactcagtccATGTGTCTTTTTCAAACAGTCGTCGTGGCGTGTACCCAGCAGAGACCCTTTTGCCTTAATTAGTATAGAGTCCTCAGGGAGGGAACGACAGGGCAACATACACTGCATGGATGAAGGATGTGAAAGGTCTCAGGCTGTCAGATTAAAAACATTGAGAGGAGTTGCTctttaatataaaaaattaaaaacattgatgttttttttttatatttcaaattaTTTCATCAATGATAATGAATGATTGGTTAAACCAATTCAATATGACTATGACAGAAAATTTGAAAACGGAGTGAGGCTCTGCCACATCTATCAAGTCGTCCTGAGGTTCAAACCCAATGCAGTGCAGCTACAGTCCTTGTTAATACAGACATATGGTTTGATTCTGCATCCTCTCTTATATTTAGCCCACCTTGCTCTTCCACTTGCCCTTTACCCAGAGGTCCTTGCTGTGTCGCTAAGCCGCCCAGGAGCACGTCCACATCGTTTTGTTGGTAACATGAACGCTCCCTGAATATTTCATaggacacaaacacaacctTACGACAGCACATCATGAGGTTTCGTTACATCATTCCAAGACCATCTATCTGTATCATCTACATAATTTACACAAATACAAAACCTTGAATGACCCAACAGGGCCTGATGGGGACTAATTTTCAGCCCTGGAGGTTCATACCTCATGACTAGCCCACTAAAGTTCACAACCTACCATATGAGATATGTATTTATAGCTTCACTATGTAAATCTGACTCCGGCTTAGTTCACTATCAACTTATCTTTTGTTCCTCATGCCAACACATGCAGTCTCTATCCTACTATTAATGATAAAAAAGCACAATGTGTCATGAGTATTATGTAGGTGTAAATAGTGGTATATTGGAACTGATATAGCTGGTCGTGTTTGATTGTTCACATACTGTGGTACCACAGCTCACTGTCTTCCATAGCAGGCATCCTTTTGTCCACATCAATGGATCCTGACactaaatacaaatttaaacaAATGGAGACGTGTGATATTTTTCATCACAAGTCCCCACTCCCTACAAACGCAGAACAAGAAGTCCCTGTTTCCCAAATGTTAACTTGGAAAACATGCTTAAGGGAAGGATATTCCCCTGCCATCACAGGAGGAGGAAACTGTTTCAAAATGGGATCGTAAGATATAAATGATCAACATTGGAGTTATGAAATTAGCATATGCACATTTGAACTCAGCCTCTCAGTGCACACATACAACTGAGCActtgtgctcacacacacatgaactcaGGGAGGAATTGTACCATAATTATGCCTAAGGTAAAAGGCGATTAATTTTTTAATGGATTCAATGTTTTATTCATAGCACCTATCCAGTCTTGGATCTAGCCGAGAACACACAACTCATTTGCCAGAAAACCTGTCTATTAGCTATTTCATACAGTAGCTGAACCGCACGGCTCAGTAGCTTTGTACACAGTCATATTTTGGGCTGCAACTCTAGATAAATATGTATGATTGTGGTAATGATGTGACAGAGagtgaaagacagacagagaaagggaaagaaggaggagagggtgtTGTCTCTCGAGTGCGGCCTGTAAGACCGGTTATTCTGTAGAAACCCTGACGCCGTGCCGAGCTCGCTGCCTAAACATCCACCCCGCCGTGAGAGGAATACTCTGCCCCACGCAAGAGAAATGTAAAGCAGCTTTACAACCATCCAACATTACTCCTTCCCCCTGTTGATTCTTAACCCTTCAGCGTATGATTAAGAtttcacatgaacacatacgTTTGTGGAACAAAATGGAGATTAGAAAATGAGAAAAGGGATTGGAGGTCACAGATAGTGATGACAATATATAATAGAAATGCATGAGGCGAGTGTTTGGCTGCCGTTGGGCTTACATTGATTAAAAAGCAACGCAGCGATACTGCTGATCTCAGCTTTCTTAGAGAGCTAAACACTGTCCTGCCTTGAATCCTGAACAATACACCTGCCATGACTTCGAACATAAACCAAATTTGTGTCTATTCACGTTCAGAAACACTGCTGACACTCTAGTTCAGGAGGAAAACAAGGAGCAGACTAATACGTTAAGTATATGGCAGAAAGCCCAACTAAATGGGTCCCTCACAGTTATAGATTTATTATGATGTTTAGATAGGAAAGATATTGAATCCTCCTATTCTAACTCATTGAAACGAAACCCAAATTAACATACATAAGACGGGGGCCCTGAGTTATTTTATTAACGGTTTTAGTGTTCTAAGTTAGTATAAGAAAAACGTACACAATTTGAGTTGCAATGGCACAGTGGCTGTCGGCTATCCGCTTGTATTAAATGGCGCCGAATTCCACAAAGCACTCCCCTTGGTCCCCACCAATACACTCACCAAGTGTGAAGTAGATCCGATGAACGGTTCTCGAGATATGTGAAGAACACACCGACAGAAATCCATTGCTCGATATTCGAGGACCGATCACGTTATTCCAGAAGAGATAAAGAGTGCAGAATATTTTGAACTCTAAATTCAATTTGTTCTGACGCAGGACATTAATGACACGTGCCTCACGTACAATGAAAAGGAACTGAAAATTTCCATGACACAATGTGAGTTTGAGAGGTTTTTTTCTGAAAGTATATTTGAGCTGCTCCTCAATTCTAAAATGTAATCCAACCATAAAACAAACGTGGTTGTGGAAACATTTACAAAAGTTATAATTTCTTCTTGAGGGGAAGATATTTGTCGAGGTGAACAGTACAAATGGGGAGAGTTTGACATTTGTCTTCTCTCTTGGGTACATGGAGAGCctgcatttaaaacattttagcaTCAAATTCTAACAAAACATTGACTCCAATTTGCGTTAGAGACTTCCAAATTCTTTTGTGTGAGGGTATTTACACAAGTCTCATCAGTTTGAAAGCATAATGTAAATAGTGTTACTATCAGACATCTGTAATACATCTTTTTAATCGGATTACTGGTCATTCCAAAACCCTTCCAATACTTCCTGTCATTCACCTCCCAGTGCCTGCCCATCCTTTCTGTACATACTTAATAATGCACAACACTACAGATTCCCTACTTTATCACTCTTTCCCAGCTGGACTTGAGATGACAGATTTATAAGATAGCAATTTGCTGCTGCATGTAACATTGCCAGTTGAGGGTCAGCGATACTGACGGAGTCAAAGCCGTTTGGTGACCTCGAGGTGATAATGACCGTACAGGAGAGAAGGACaccgaggaggacggagaggggGGAAAAGAGACATCGGAAATGGTGTGGGTGGGTGATGAGGGAAATAGGGTTGGATGGCCAGACATCTGGCAGAGTAGAGAAAAGCAGACACATGGGTTGTGAGCTATAGTGTGATGTACTGGACAGAAACTGCACAAATTGAGAGAGATTAAGATTAACAATATTATATAAGAGAATACTGTGCGTGCAGGGAATAGTTGAAATGGGTCTCATTTTTAAATACCAGAGGAGGTCCTTCAATCTCATTCAATCCAATAATATAGTCCTACCACTATATATCTTTGCAAACTCGTATGTCCAGTTTCTGTTGACAGTGTTCAATATGTgtaaaatataatgtttttattattgagGTCATGGTTAAAGGTGATGTTGAAGCTTTGTGAGTGGTTTCTAATCCTTTGTCCTTCACATTTCCTGACATGAAAGATTCAGAATATTAGAAACACCTCCGAATATAATTCAGTCCCGCACATAGACTATGACATCAatgctaaaatatatatatatatatatatatatatatatatacactaccattcaaaagtttgggatcacttagaaatgactttatttttcaaagaaaagcactttttttcaataaagataacattaaattaatcagaaatacactctctacattgttgatgtggtaaatgactattctaggtggaagtgtctggtttctaatgaaatatctccagaggtgtatagaggcccatttccatcaactatcactccagtgttctaatggtacattgtgtttgctaatcgccttagaagactaatgtctgattagaaaacccgtgcaattatgttagcacagctgaaaacagttatgctggtgatataagctataactggccttcctttgagcttgaagtttgtagaacaaaattaatacttcaaatattaatcattatttctaaccttgtcaatgtcttgactatattttatattcatttgataaataaaagtgtggttTTTCatagaagacacgaaattgtctgggtgatcccaaacttttgaacggtagtgtatatatgtatattattttatttacaacTTGTATGATACTGCCAACTAAATACTGAACATTTCAAGCattataaagtaaatatatcCAAATTGAAGAGAAAAAACAGCTCCTGAAATGTATCGTACCTTCCTGTTTCAtttccacatttacaaagagcaTGAGATCGAAAAGCTTGGGCCAAGATACTCTTTTTTTCGAAGGCATTGCCATCCTTTCGAAGGGGGGGTTGGGTATCTCGGTTTTCTCACGACCTGATCCTGGCTACATCTTGAAAAGACAGGACCGTTTTGCGAGGatattttttctcctttttttctctcgctctttacaaaaaaaaaaaaaattctgacctCAGTGGGCAGTACTTATGGATGGAATGGGTGTATTGGCGCATGGCCTTTAAATGTGGGAGAAATCCGACGAGGCTGCCGGTCCTCCGACCAATCGCATACCGAGGTGTGGCTCTCGGGGGGCGTGGTCACGGTGGAGAGGGTGGCGCTAGAAGCGGAAGTGTGTCTCGGCTGATTTCTCGCTGTCAGTCGCTGTCATTCGGCCACGGTCGGTTTCAGGAGAGAGGGGCAGCCAAGGAAGCGCACACAGGAATCGGCCGGCTCTGTAGAAAAGACAGTTAGCGAGAGAATATCCTTAAAatcaaagggaaaaaaatgacaCCGATCGAATAAGGCTTGTGAGAGAACCGCGGCCGGATACATCTCAGTCATTGCCACGTTAACAAAGCTCGTTGATCAGCCAGATCAGGAGCAGCAGATAGAGAGCTGTGTCATTGAGCAGGCAGGACACgtcaggagaagagagagagcaagagagagagagagagaaaaagctgACCGACTGCACTGTTAGAGTCAGCTATCAAATCGCCTCTGAAAAGCTTTTGCCTGACGcactcgttttttttttttttcaaggacacCGCCTTGCTTTCAAACGGAGCAAAGGATCTCGACAAAGACGTCGCCGAGGTCGAAGGTGGTGATCAGAAGGTGAAACGACATTTTATTCGCCCGTATTCGAGCCTGTCCGACTCGCTAGCGTCTATGCTAGCGGCCGGTAGCCTGCTAGCTAGATAACGTTAGCAACGAATGCTAATTCGCCAGTTTACGCGTCTCGTTTATTCTAACCGGCTGCGACTTGACGTGTCCGAGTGTAACAACGAGCAACGGCGTGTGACGCTGTGCATTGTGTGACTTTCATCCGACACATTTCGAGGGTTGGACTCCACAGACTGGTGACAGCTGTCAAACAAGGTCGAGTGGGTTTTAGACGGTTTATAGTGAATGTGATTAACATTCAGTTCAACTTCGCGCAGCCGGGGTGACTTTTAAGGTGTCGCCGCGGGCACGTGATTATCTGACAGTTGGTTTTGTACTGATAAAACGTCTCCAAATGGACATTCGTGCCGACTCGGCGCAGCAGCGCTCCAGCTATGTGCTGGTGGCTGCCAGCAGCTCAGCTGGCAACGTCACGGGGTTATAATTAGCTGAATGTGTAACGTTAACTGGGTggcgttttttttaaaccgctcgGAGTAATAATAAGGGTAAAAGATTGTTCAGCACATAATTAGCTCATTCATGACAGGGGTGTATGATTGTCATGTCTAGGAATTCTCTGAGGGAGTAAAACAAACCtacaaatcaaacaaaaacgATCTTTTATGTCACAATAAATTGTCTATTCGTCTCACCcagttgttttctaaatccctTGATGTATAATGGAATGAGAGGGGCCGACTGCTAACTCAGTGCATGCCATCCTGTGTGCTCTTCTCTCAATAGGACAAACGATCACGGGATAGcttttgtgtgtggggggagaaaACAAATGGGGGATTACGGGTTTGGAGTCCTAGTTCAAAACAACACTGGCAACAAGTCTGCATTCCCAGTTCGAATCCACCCGCATCTGCAgcccccacaccaccaccaaAATGTGTCGCAGAGCCCTGCTGCTTTCATAAACAGCACCACAGCCGCAGGGAATGGCACCACGGGGGGCTCTCCCTGGCTCTTTCCTGCCTCAGCCACCCACAACAGCGTGCAAGACGAAATCCTGGGGGGCCCAGAGAAGCCCAAAGCGCAGCAGCAACAGGAAATGCAAGAAACGCAAGAAAAGCAGCAGCAGTTGTCCCCTGGGAGTCACCaggagggtggtggtgggaTCATTTCAGAACTGGAAAAGGCCCGGTCAGATGAAGGCAAGACGGACAACGGCACGTCTGATGGAAGTAACGGAAAGGAGAAGCAGTTGCGTCTCGACTCTCCTGTCTTGACGGGCTTTGATTACCAGGAGACGTCCGGTCTTGGGGGAACTGGCCAGGTCCAGTCCGGTACAACCTCGTCATCACTTACTGGCTTCAACAACTGGTCAGCTGCTATCCCGCCGGCGCCATCAACTATCATCAATGAGGATGTCGGCTTCTTCAACCCGGCGTCTGCCAACAACGGGCCCCTGCTGTTCCAGAACTTCTCACACCACGTCAGCCCAGGGTTTGGCGGAAACTTCTCTCCCCAGATTGGACCAGCGGCGGCCTTGTCCCAGCACCACCCGGCTCCCCCACCACACCCTCACTTCCAACACCCCCacaaccaacaccagcagcatcGGCGCTCCCCGGCCTCGCCACACCCTCCACCGCCCTTTCCGCACAGGAATCCGGCTTTCAGCCAGTTGCCGCATTTGTCCAACAGCCTGAACAAGCCCCCGTCCCCCTGGGGTCCAGCCAGTTACCAGAGCCCCGCTCCCTCCCCCGGCTCCTCTACCTCCTGGAGTCCTGGAGGAGGCTATGGTAGCGGCAGCGGCGGCTGGGGAGGCTCTCAGGGCAGAGATTATCGCAGAGGGCTGAACGGCGGAATGACCCCCATcaactccatctctcctctgaaGAAGACCTTTCCGAACAACCATGTGGCGTCCCAGAAGTACCCTCGAAACAGTCCCGCAGGCTTCAACCCCAAGTCCTGGATGGATGAGGGAGTCGGCCGCAGCGATAACATCTTCCCCTTCCAGGTCAGTTTTGCTGCGTTAGTCTTATTGTATGATTCAGCAATAAATCTGGaatactatttatatatttctgtgaTTATGTACTGAagcgtgtgtgttcatgcatacATGGTTAAACATATATGTAATTCATGTTAGCTGTTGATAGAGTATGTTTCTAATTTCTATTTTTAGACATGGGGGGGGTGTTAGCTTAGTCGTTGGGCTGTGCACTTCCACAGCTGTATGTATGTGATGATGACTAATGTGGCTCTGTCACTGCAGTGGTGTGTGCCACGTGTACAAGCCGGGGGCGTTGGAGTGGGGGAGGCCTCATCGATATATAGAGAAAAAGATGAGAGGAAGGTAAAGATGGGAAAAACAAAGAGAACAATCACAGCAATGGATGACCAAGAATgactttttatctttttccgtccaacagcaaaaaaaagaaaagtggattCAAGGCCCAGTCAT contains:
- the cpeb4b gene encoding cytoplasmic polyadenylation element-binding protein 4b isoform X1; this encodes MGDYGFGVLVQNNTGNKSAFPVRIHPHLQPPHHHQNVSQSPAAFINSTTAAGNGTTGGSPWLFPASATHNSVQDEILGGPEKPKAQQQQEMQETQEKQQQLSPGSHQEGGGGIISELEKARSDEGKTDNGTSDGSNGKEKQLRLDSPVLTGFDYQETSGLGGTGQVQSGTTSSSLTGFNNWSAAIPPAPSTIINEDVGFFNPASANNGPLLFQNFSHHVSPGFGGNFSPQIGPAAALSQHHPAPPPHPHFQHPHNQHQQHRRSPASPHPPPPFPHRNPAFSQLPHLSNSLNKPPSPWGPASYQSPAPSPGSSTSWSPGGGYGSGSGGWGGSQGRDYRRGLNGGMTPINSISPLKKTFPNNHVASQKYPRNSPAGFNPKSWMDEGVGRSDNIFPFQERTRSFDSFNMNTLESSLIDIMRAEQDTLKGRLGFPHPGADNPLPLNARNYSRRRGHSSLFPMEDGFPDDERSDQGLGSPHCFPHQNGERVERYSRKVFVGGLPPDIDEDEITASFRRFGHLFVDWPHKAESKSYFPPKGYAFLLFQDESSVQALIDACIEEDGKLYLCVSSPTIKDKPVQIRPWNLNDSDFVMDGSQPLDPRKTIFVGGVPRPLRAVELAMIMDRLYGGVCYAGIDTDPELKYPKGAGRVAFSNQQSYIAAISARFVQLQHGEIDKRVEVKPYVLDDQLCDECQGTRCGGKFAPFFCANVTCLQYYCEYCWAAIHSRAGREFHKPLVKEGGDRPRHISFRWN
- the cpeb4b gene encoding cytoplasmic polyadenylation element-binding protein 4b isoform X2, giving the protein MGDYGFGVLVQNNTGNKSAFPVRIHPHLQPPHHHQNVSQSPAAFINSTTAAGNGTTGGSPWLFPASATHNSVQDEILGGPEKPKAQQQQEMQETQEKQQQLSPGSHQEGGGGIISELEKARSDEGKTDNGTSDGSNGKEKQLRLDSPVLTGFDYQETSGLGGTGQVQSGTTSSSLTGFNNWSAAIPPAPSTIINEDVGFFNPASANNGPLLFQNFSHHVSPGFGGNFSPQIGPAAALSQHHPAPPPHPHFQHPHNQHQQHRRSPASPHPPPPFPHRNPAFSQLPHLSNSLNKPPSPWGPASYQSPAPSPGSSTSWSPGGGYGSGSGGWGGSQGRDYRRGLNGGMTPINSISPLKKTFPNNHVASQKYPRNSPAGFNPKSWMDEGVGRSDNIFPFQERTRSFDSFNMNTLESSLIDIMRAEQDTLKGRLGFPHPGADNPLPLNGHSSLFPMEDGFPDDERSDQGLGSPHCFPHQNGERVERYSRKVFVGGLPPDIDEDEITASFRRFGHLFVDWPHKAESKSYFPPKGYAFLLFQDESSVQALIDACIEEDGKLYLCVSSPTIKDKPVQIRPWNLNDSDFVMDGSQPLDPRKTIFVGGVPRPLRAVELAMIMDRLYGGVCYAGIDTDPELKYPKGAGRVAFSNQQSYIAAISARFVQLQHGEIDKRVEVKPYVLDDQLCDECQGTRCGGKFAPFFCANVTCLQYYCEYCWAAIHSRAGREFHKPLVKEGGDRPRHISFRWN